From the Prochlorococcus sp. MIT 1223 genome, the window AAGTTTGTTACTAGCAATAGGTTTTGGAATGATGCAAGGACGGGAGTTAATAGTTCGTCCAACATGGTTATCTCTTAATTATTTGCTAGCTCATGATCAGATCTTTTCAATAGGATGGGGGAATGGATCAATTACCTTCAAGTAAAACACCGTTAAATCAGCACTCCTTAGATGCACTGGAGCTATGGTTGAGAGAATTGGGAGCTGAAAAAAGTAGTTCAGATCCGACGGTGTGGAGTTTAGGAATGCCTACATGGTCGGCAGAAATTCAAATGGGTATTGAAAACTTAAGAATTACCTGGGAAAAAAATGGTTCAGAATCCTCTTGTAGTTTTCCATATGGACTGTCTAGAGAAGACGTCCAAGTTGGAATATGCCAGGGCCCTTAAAGAGTGAAACTATAAAAAATCATAGAGTTTCTAGTCCTTTATTGATAGTTGAATAACATTTTTCTAATTCATCATCTGTGATACATAGTGGAGGGAGTAGATATACAACATCTCCTAGGGGTCTGATAAAAACCCCATTTTGTAAGGCGAATTGCTTTAGAGCTTTGCCGATAGAATTTAAGTAGCCCTGTGTTCCATTTACTTCAATATTGAATGCAGCAATCGATCCATGAAGTCGCGGATTTATCACCTTTGGATTTTTGATTAATTTTTTTAAATGAGGCAAATGACGAAATTCAAAATCCAAATATTTTTTGGGGTTCTTTTCAAGTAAATCTAAACTTGCATTTGCTGCAGCACAGCCGAGAGGGTTGGCGGTAAAACTATGCCCATGCCAAAAAGTAAGCCTAGGGTCATCACCAATGAAGGCTTTAAAGATTTCCTCCGTAGACATTGTTATACCCATTGGTAAGAAGCCACCCGTCAGACCTTTAGATAGGGAGATTAGGTCAGGCTTTAAACCAGCTTTTTGAAAAGCAAAAAGAGAACCACATCTTCCAAAACCAGTTAAAACTTCGTCAACAATCAATAGAGCGTTTGCGGCCTTTACTTTCTTTTCGACTGCGTTAAGAAATTCAGGTCTAACCATTGCCATTCCACCAGCCCCTTGAACTAAAGGTTCTAAGATGACAGCACTTGTAGGTGTTTCTAGAAGCTTCTCAAGCTGATTAATTGCAGAGACTTCTTTTGCATTGACATCTTTATCTCCCCACCATGTAGCTGGCCATTGAACCCTGCTAACAGGGAACATCATTCTTTCAAAAGGAGCGTTAAAAAGATTGCGCTCACCAACTGCCATTGCTCCAAATGTATCCCCATGATATGCACCATCAAAAGCAATAATTTGGTCTCGATGATCTTCCCTATTTTCCCAAAATTGACAAGCAATTTTCAAGGCAACTTCAACAGCAGTTGACCCGTTATCAGAAAAGAATGCGCGTTCTAGCCCTGTTTTATTGCATAAACGCTGAGAAAGCCTTTCTGCTTGTGGATGGATGAAATCTGCAAATATAACTTGTTCAAGTTGCTTGGCTTGCTCTGAAATCGCTTTCGCAATGTAAGGATCTGAATGCCCATGTAAGGTCACCCACCAACTGCTTATTGCATCAATTAGAGGAGGTGCATTATCACGTTCTAGCAGAGCCCCTCTTGCCGCTATAACTCTTTCAGGCCTATTTGCGGATGCGATCTGCGTAAAAGGTGGCCAAAGACTTGGATACCAGGTTGAGGTGTCGAAATTCGATGGCGAATCCAAATAATTCATTCCCAGACTTGTGTTTTTTTTCATATTTGGATTAGTTGTTCAGACCTTAGACCATGCTCAAGAAAAACAATCTTAAATGCCCTAGGTGTTTTCTCGTTCCCATGCATAGATTGAATCAGATTGATTTGGTTCAAAATAACCTTAGAGAAGCTTTTGCAGAAGGCTATTGGCATTCGATCAAAATTAATCTTGAAATACAGGGATGATCCTTTGTGCAGATACAAATGATTCACGAGCTTTAAGAATTGGTTGACCTCTTATAAATGCAGTAACTCAAGCCTCAAATCGTTTTCGACGATGCCCGACTTATCCTAAAGAATAATACAAAAAAAAATTAATAATCAAATAAATGCTTTATCGTCAATACTAATTAGTTGACTGAGAATTTACATCTCTAGTGAAGAGTCTTCAATACTAATAGAGTTTCTATTTGATAAATTCTTTAAAAACCTTTTTTAAACCTTGTTTATCCCATTGACTCTTAAGTTCATTTGCTGAGAGGTTAGTTAAATGAGGCAGTTGAGCAATAATTGAAACTCCAGAGATGTGCTCTATTGTCTTAGGGTTGTCTTTATGTAAAGGACCATTGAGAATTATCCCTAAAATAGGGATAGACCTTTTCTTCAGTGCTTCAATACTCAGTAGCGTATGATTGATTGTTCCCAATCCAGATCTTGCCACAAGGACAATAGGTAGCTTCCATTCTTTAAGAAGTTCTATTTGTAAAAAGTCTCGATTGATTGGAACCAGTAAACCTCCTGCAGTCTCAACAACGAGAGGACCTTTTACAACTGGCAGTTTCACTAATCTGGGATCAATTTTTTGATTTTCTTTTTCAGCAGCCCAGTGAGGAGATACAGATGCTTGAAATTTATAGAGTTCTGGTATGAATTGTTTTTTTGAAAGATTTACAAGAGTTGATACTCTACATGTATCACTTCCATCTTCTAGACCACTTTGTATGGGCTTCCAATAAACTCCATTTAGACCTTGCACTATAAGAGCACTAACGATAGTTTTCCCGACATCAGTATCAGTACCGCAAATAACAATACCTTTATTAGTCGCTATCATCGTTGTATTAGAAGTAGTTGTATTTTCCATGTAAGATTAATTTCGTTCTTATTTGATAATGGCCAAGCCTTTCTTAATCGCCTCCACTCTCCAATACTAAGGCTAGTCTTTTTAGTTGCTTGTGCACCTACATTGATCATTGTTTTAAATAGAGAAGTTAATCCAGATGCTTTTTGTGTATAGCTAAGTATTTGATTGTGCTTTACTTTGTTATTTTCAATGACTCCAAGAAGAGATTGTTCTGTAGGTAAATCTAATTCTGTACATGACACACCAGCATTTTTTGATGCTTCATGCCATTCATTAAAACTACCTTTTACAGGTAGTGATATTACAACCCATCCATCATTATCTACAGCATTAATCCATTCTTTGAGACGCTCAGTGGGATTAACTAACCAATGAAGAACAAAGCTAGAGGCAATTAATTTGGGTGATTCTAACCAGTGAGGTAAACCTTGATCTAAATCCCAAACTTGGGTTTCTTTATTAGGTGCATGTTGAGCAATCATTTCTTTTGAATTGTCAACTCTAATTACACTCTGACCTGGATTTAAGGACTCTAAGGATTCTGCTAAATGTCCTGTTCCGGAGCCAAGATCTACCCACACACCTTTTGCTATTTGCTTATTAGAGCAAATGCTAGCTAATTCCCATGCAATATCTTTTTGAATACTTGCATTTTCGTTATAGACAGAAGCAGCTTTGCTAAAGTTTTTTAATATCGATTGTTGCCATTCGTTATTCATTTTGTCGCTTCTAACCATGTTTGTGTGCGTTGTATTAATTCAGGCATAACTATTGAATGTCCTTGAGAAGATAAATCCCAATGACTTGGTGGATTTAGAAGCTTTTTGTTTAGTTCAATCCTTAAACTAGTTTTTGACTGTGGATGAACTATTTGATCTTCGTCTCCATAAACTGTTAAAACTCTTGCATGTATAGGAAAGTTTTCTGGCAACCCAGAAGTTTTAATTAGTAAATTAAGATCATCTTGAAGTTGTTTCCTACCATTATTTGAAAGACCATCTTTAATTGGTCCCTCTGGAAGGATATTCACTTGAGAGAGGTTACAGGCTTTTTTTAGAAAGTTGATTAACATTTCTTTTTCAGAAGAGCTTCCTAAGGCTTGTTGCATTCCTTTTAAGGCTATTTTAATAGATCTACTTTCATTTCCCTCAGGAAGGAAACGACCAAAGCTACTAATTAGAACAATGTGAGTTGCGTCTTCTAGTACTGATCGGTTAATTAGGTGGAGCCCAAGTGAATGACAAATTAATACTCGTTTAGTCGTAGTTTCGTTAATCTTGGAGTTATGCCAATTAGAGGTTTGAGCTTGAATATCTCCATAGCCTCTATTAAGGCTAGTCCATAGCCATTGGTTTTCCATAAAAGACTTTCTCCAGGTATCCCAGGTTCTACAGTCACCACCCCAACCATGCATGGCAATTATTTCTTTCATGGGCTCTGAAGGGCGAGTAGTAACTTTTGCAATGTCTCTTTTGGCAGATTCTCTCTAACCACTAATCTGAGACAGGCTTGTCCTTCGGGCACAGTGGGAGGACGAATTGCAACGCAAAGGATTCCCTTTCGCTCAAGTATCTGTTGGTATTTGAGCGCTTTTTGGTTTGTGCCCATTAATAAAGGAATAATAGGACCGATTCCTTCTGGAAATGTCCAACCATGCTTGTTCAAGGTTCTGCGCCAATGAATTGATTCTGTTTGAAGTTTTTTTACCAAATTGGGATTCTCTTGTATGAGATTTAGAGCAGCTAATGCGGCTGCACACATTGGAGGAGCAAGGGCAGTTGTATATCTAAATGCACCACTGGTTTGTAGAAGATGTTCTTGAATTTCTTTATTGCAAGCAATAAAGGAGCCTCCACATCCAAAAGATTTGCCAAAAGTTCCGGTGATAATAGTCACAGGAGATTGAATCCCATAGCATAAACCTTTTCCACTTTTACCTAATACCCCAAGTGCATGAGCTTCATCAACTAATAGTCTTGCTTTATATTTTTCACAAAGCTTTGCTAGTTCGCTAATATTTGGACTTGTTCCTGCCATGCTAAATAAACTCTCTGTAATAACTAGAGGAGACTTATTTACATATTTTTCCTGAAAAATCTTTAAATATTTTTCAAGGTCGAGAAGATTATTATGAGAGTAACGTTGAAGCTTGGCGCCACTAGCTTTTATTCCTACTAAAAGAGAATGGTGAATAAGTTTATCTGCAAGAACAGGAGTATGCCTATCTGCTAAGGCTATAACGGCACCAATATTTGCTTGAAAACCACTTGGGAATAGTAAGACTTTTTCTCTCCCTAGCCATTCTCCCAAAGCTTCTTCAAGTTTCTTGTGAATAGGACGACTTCCTGTGACAAGCCTAGAGCCTCCAGCTCCTACACCTTCCACATGCATAATTTCATTGGCAGCGGCAATTAGTTGGGGATGCCGGCTCAGTCCTAAATAGTCATTGCTTGCAAGGTCAAGTATATCTTGGGAACTTTTGTCAGCATTAAATGCCTGAAACGATGCTGGCGTCTTACCAGGTATCCATGTCCTTACTCTTCGAATTTGGTCTTGAGCAAGCTGTTTCATTCCTTGAATCCTATACTTAATACGAATTTTCTGTTCAATACATACCAACTATAATCTTCCATATCTTTGTCACTCTGTACATATTTGATGAGATAAATTGCTTTGGTCGATAAAATTTGGATATGCACTCTGCGGCGTGAGTTACGACATCAATAGATCTCTTCAATTCTTCATTGAATCCAAAGGACATTTTCCCTTTCCCACTTGATGATTTTCAGCTTCAGGCGATTGATTCTTTAAATCAAGGTCATTCTGTTGTGGTTAGCGCCCCAACTGGGTCTGGGAAAACATTAATTGGCGAGTATGCAATTTATAGAGCAATATCTCATGGCCAAAAGGTTTTTTATACAACGCCATTAAAGGCCCTCTCAAATCAGAAATTAAGAGATTTCAGAGATCATTTTGGTCCCGAAAATGTTGGTCTCTTGACTGGTGATATGAGCTTGAATAGAGAAGCTTCAATAGTTGTTATGACTACTGAGATCTTTCGCAATATGTTGTATGCAGAAGCTGATGAATTAGATGACCCTCTTGCTGGTGTTGAAGCTGTTGTTCTTGATGAGTGCCATTACATGAATGATGTCCAGAGGGGGACAGTTTGGGAGGAATCGATAATTTATTGTCCGTCTTCAGTGCAGTTCGTTGCTTTATCTGCAACTGTAGCCAATGCTGGGCAGTTGACTGATTGGATAGAAAATGTTCATGGACCAACGGATTTGATATTTAGTAATTTTCGTCCAGTCCCATTGAGGTTCAGTTTTTGTAGTGCAAAAGGGTTGCACCCTTTACTTAATGATAAGGGTAATAAGTTACATCCAAATAATAAAATTTGGAGAGCTCCAAAAGGTCAGAAAAGAAAAGCGCGTTCTTCTCGGCCACTACAACCAGTCTCTCCATCAATTGGCTTTGTCATCTCACAGATGGCTGAGAGAGGTATGTTGCCAGGCATATACTTTATTTTTAGTCGTCGAGGCTGTGATCGAGCCGTTCGAGATCTAGGACATCAAACTTTAGTTACAAAAGAAGAGAAGAAGATAATTCGTGCATGCCTTAGGGCATATACAGAGCGAAATCCTGAAGGGATCAGAGATGGATTGCATGCTGACGCTTTACTTAGAGGCATTGCTGCTCATCATGCTGGAGTTCTTCCAGCCTGGAAGGAATTAATAGAAGAATTATTTCAGCAGGGGTTAATTAAAGTAGTTTTTGCTACTGAGACATTGGCTGCTGGGGTCAATATGCCAGCTCGGAGCACTGTAATTTCAGCACTATCTAAACGTACTGAAAATGGACATCGACAACTTATGGGTAGTGAATTTCTTCAGATGGCTGGGAGAGCAGGTCGACGTGGCTTGGATTCTGAAGGTTTTGTAGTAACTGTTCAGAGCCGGTTTGAGGGTGTTCAAGAAGCTGGTGAATTAGCTCTTAGTTCAGCGGATCCTTTAATGAGTCAATTTACTCCAAGTTATGGAATGGTTCTTAACCTTTTACAACGCTATGATTTAGAGAGATCCAAGCAATTAATTGAAAGAAGTTTTGGGCGTTATTTAACCAGTTTAGATCTCGTTGAAGAAGAAAAGCTTATTGAAGAATTGAAACTTCAATTACAGTTTCTCCAAGGTTCATTATCGGATGTTTCTTGGGATGATTTCGAAGCTTATGAGAAAGGAAGGAATCGTCTGAAGGAACAACGAAGATTACTGCGCATTCTGCAAAAGCAATCTGCTGACAAATTAGCTAATGAACTGACCTCCGCCTTACAGTTTTCTAGTATTGGGACTCTTATAACGTTGAAGGCTCCTCAGCTTCAAGGACGCATAACTCCTGGAGTAATTGTTGATAAAATCTTTAGTTCAGGCCAGTTCCCTTTGCTTTTATGTCTTACAGATCAAAATCTCTGGCTGTTAGCTCCATCTCAATCAGTAGTTAGTCTACATGCTGATTTAACTTGCTTATCAGTTGATAACTACGAAACGCCAACCCTTACACGTTCAGGTGAATTAAGGCATGGTGATGATAAAAGCATGCAATTGTCCTTACTTGTTAGAGACATGTCAAAACGATATGACATGATGACACCTCAATATGATCTTGCTGCTGAAGTTTTATCTCAGGTGAAATTAGTTCAAACTCTTGAAGCTCAATTAGAACAAGAACCAGCTCATCGTTGGATTAATCTCAAAAAATTAAAGAAGCATCGTCATAGGATGGAAGAATTAGATGATGAAATCCAAAACCGTCAAAAGATATTGCATCACAGGGCTAATCATCATTGGGATGACTTTTTATCTTTAATGGAGATACTTCAGTATTTTGGTTGTTTGCAGGATATAAATCCTACGGAAATCGGAAGGACAGTTGCTGGCTTGAGAGGTGATAACGAATTATGGCTAGGATTAAGCTTAATGAGTGGTCATTTAGATGAATTACCACCTTCTGCGTTAGCGGGTGTTATTGAAAGTATTTGTACAGAAATTAATCGTCCTGATCTTTGGAGTGGATTTGCTCCATCAGCTATTGCAGAAGAGGCTTTTCAAAATCTTTCTGGAATACGAAGTAATCTTTTAAGAACACAAGAAAGGTATGGCATTAAAATCCCAGTTTGGTGGAATCTTGAATTAATTGGTTTAGTTGAGGCTTGGGCAAATGGTGCTCTATGGAGTGATCTTATTGCGAACACTTCACTTGATGAGGGAGATATAGTCCGTATTCTGCGAAGAACTATTGATTTATTGTCTCAAGTCCCCTACTGCGAGGCTGTAAGCGAACAGCTCAGAGTTAATGCTAGAAGAGCTTATAAGTCTATTAACCGTTTCCCAGTTTGCGAGTCAGACGATCTTGAGAAGTTAGTTATAAATGAGAAGGAGGGAAGTAACCCTGCTACAAAAAGGTCTTATAAAGATTAAAACAGGCTTTCCCCTTTAATCAAAACTTGTCATTGATATTGGATCCACAAGTTTATCAAAATCAGCTTCTGTCAAATAACCAAGTTTACTGACGGCTTGCCGAAGACTAATATTTTCATTGTGAGCTAGTTGAGCAATGTTGCATGCTTTTTCATAGCCAATGGTAGGAGTTAGCGCAGTTACTAACATCAACGATTGATCTAGATCATGCTTTATCTTTTTCTCATTAGGTTTGATCCCCTCAATCATCGAGACTCTGCAGCTTAAGCATGCATCATGCAATAACTCAATACTTTTCAGAATATTGAATGCTATCTGAGGTTTGTATGCGTTCATCTGCAGATGACCACCACTACCAGCCATCCCAACGGCGACATCGAGTGCAATTACTTGTGTACAAACCATTGCCATTGCTTCGCACTGTGTTGGATTTATTTTCCCTGGCATAATTGAACTGCCAGGCTCATTTGCAGGTAGTTCTAGCTCTGCAATGCCTGCTCTTGGACCTGATGATAATAGTCGGATATCATTGACAATTTTCAAAAGAGATATTGCTAACATTTTTAAATTAGTCATTAAATTTACGAGGCCATCATGACTAGCCATAAGAGCAAATTTATTTTTAGCTGTTATAAAAGGTAAACCTGTTATGACAGATATTTCCTTGGCAATCTCATAGTCAAATCCACTTGGTGCATTTAAACCTGTTCCTACTGCTGTACCTCCTAAGGGAAGATGGTAAAGTTCTTTTAGACTTTCTTTAATTCTCTCGCTACCAGTTAAAAGCTGATCTCTCCATGCAGATACTTCTTGTCCAAGAGTAAGAGGTACTGCATCTTGAAGATGTGTTCTCCCGATTTTTATGATATTGCGCCATTCATTACTTTTTTGAGTAAATGCTCCTATTAGTAGACTTAATTCTGGTAGAAGTCTACTATTAATTTCTTTAGCCGTTGAGATCTGAATGGAAGCAGGAAAAACATCATTCGTTGATTGTGATCGATTTACATGATCATTTGGATGTAATGGCTGATGACTACCTAAAGGCATACTTTGAGAATGAGATGCAATATTAGCAATCACTTCATTGATGTTCATATTTGTTTGAGTTCCACTCCCGGTTTGCCAAACTTTTAGCGGAAATTGCCGGTCATGTACGCCGTTTAGTATTTCTTGAGTGGCTAATAGGATTAAATTTTTTTTCTTATCATCAATTAAACCAAATTTATTATTTACGATGGCTGCAGCATTTTTTATTGTGGCTAAGGCATATATAACTTTTATAGGCATTAGATCTGTACCTATTGAGAAATTACCTAAGGATCTTTGAGTTTGAGCTCCCCAAAGAGCACTTGTGGGGACTTCTATCCCCCCAAGGCTGTCGTATTCAACTCGTACTTTTTTGTCCATTTATTTTTTATAATATTGTTTATCTTCTCATGTCCGAGAGATAGTGTATCGCTTGGTTTGCAAGCTTGATAAAACAACGAAGTTTCTTGACTCTTTTAGCTTTAATAAATATATTTTGCAATATTTAAAGCTTTAGCCTTTTCCAAATAACATCCAAATTACTTTGATGTATTTCAGTAGAGAAACAATTTTCTAGTTGAGTTGGATTTAAAATTTTCCCAATCTCTATATCTGATTCTAAGTTGGCTTTAAAATTACCATCCTCTTTGTTCCAGGCTGCATGAGCATGTTTTTGTACTATTTGATAGGCCTCTTCTCGGCTCATTCCATGCTCTACTAGTGCTAACAACACTCGCTGACTAAAAACAACTCCTCCATAAACATTCATATTTCTCACCATATTTTTTGGATAGACTCCTAAGCCTTTAATGACTTCTGTCATTTCTATAATCATGAAATGCAAAGTTATAGACGTATCAGGAAGCATCATTCGTTCTATTGAACTGTGACTGATATCTCTTTCATGCCATAACGCAACGTTCTCTAATGCTGCGACTACATAACTACGCAGCACTCTTGCAAGACCGCTTATTCTTTCACTCCTTATTGGATTACGTTTATGAGGCATGGCAGAACTTCCTTTTTGACCTTTAGCAAAACTTTCCTCTACTTCTAAAACATCAGTTCTTTGAAGGTTTCTGATTTCAGTGGCAAATCTATCTAATGAGGATCCAATTAAAGCGAGTGTTTGAACATAACTAGCATGGCGATCTCTTGAGATAACTTGTGTACTTGCGGTATCAGGTATTAAGCCAAGGATATTGCATGCGATTTCTTCAACTTGCGGGTCAGTATTAGCATAAGTGCCCATAGCACCGCTTATTTGGCCAATTGATATATCTTTTTCTAAAAGTTGCAGTCTTTCAGAGTTCCTTATTGTTTCAGCTAACCATCCTGCGAGTTTAAAGCCAAAAGTAATGGGCTCACCATGTATGGCATGAGATCGCCCAATCATAACGGTTTTTTTATGTTCCTTAGCAAGTTCTCTTATTGCTACCTTTAATTCATTTAGTTCTTTAATCAGTAACTTAGTAGATGCTTTCAGTTGCAAAGCTAATCCAGTATCAAGGACATCACTACTTGTCATTCCTACATGAATAAAGCGCCCAGGATCCCCGACATTCTCATTTAAGTTTGTTAGAAAAGCTATGACATCATGTCTTACTTCTGCTTCGATTTCTAAAATTCTTTTCGGAGAAAAAGTTGCTTGAGTTCGGATTTTTTGGATTGCTTCATCAGGGATCTTCCCTAATCTCCAATTGGCCTCACAGGCTGCAATTTCAACGTCAAGCCAACTTTGATACTTTGCTTGCTCTGTCCATATTTGGCCCATTTCGGGCATTGTGTAGCGATCAATCAAAATGTCGCAGTAAATAAGTGATAGTTCAATCTAAAGCTTTATCTCAAGCTGACTTCAAACGATTGTGAGGAACTTCCCAATGAACATATCTTCCCCATGATTGCTGGCGAACCCAACATCTTCCTCCTTTGCAACTAATCACTTGAAAAGGAGGTAAGTCATTGGGTTGGTTTTCAATTGTTGCAAAACTTCCAGGTGGAAGAAGAGCAAGGATATTTTGAGGATCTACCATTGAGGCCAAACCATGAGATTTATTTTGTGAGATCTCATTTGGATCGATAGACTTTGTGAGATTTTTCGACACGACCTTTCGGGCGAGTTCTATAGATTGTCCCCGAACTTTTACTGATTTACTAAGTTCAGCGGTTTTTATTCGGTTTCATGTTGCTTTTTATAAATAAATGATCAGAAAAGTCCGACTAGATCTTCACTTGCTCACCAAAGGATTTGTTCCTTCCAGGCAACAAGCCATCAAAATGATTAGAGCTGGGAATGTTAAAAGCATTTCTGGAGAAGTTCTTGATAAGCCTGGTTTGGAGGTTAAAGATGATCTTGAAGTGTTAGTTAAAAATATTCCTCGCTTTGTATCTCGGGGTGGAGAGAAATTAATTGCTGGGTTTAATGCTTTTTCTCTAAAAGTTAATGGGAAAGTTTGCTTGGATTGTGGTATCTCAACAGGTGGTTTTACTGATTGCCTTTTACAGCAAGGTGCATCACTTGTTTATGGAGTTGATGTTGGATATGGCCAGGTTGCTTGGACATTACGTAATGATCCCAGAGTAGTACTTAAGGAAAGAACAAATATTCGTAAATTAACTAGAGAAGTTCTCTATGGTGAGAATGGATTATTGCCTACTTTTGTAGTGGCTGACTTGTCTTTTATTTCTTTAAACCTTGCTTTGCCAGCTATTACAGATTTGTTAAAAGAAGAAAATAAAGAAGGTCTATTTTTAATTAAACCTCAATTCGAAGTTGGTCGTGAACGAATTGGAAAGAAAGGGGTCGTTCGCGAACCAGATGCTCACGTTTATGCATTAAATAAAGTTATTCAGTATGCAATGAAATTAGGTTGGCTCCCTAAAGGGC encodes:
- the purB gene encoding adenylosuccinate lyase, whose translation is MIDRYTMPEMGQIWTEQAKYQSWLDVEIAACEANWRLGKIPDEAIQKIRTQATFSPKRILEIEAEVRHDVIAFLTNLNENVGDPGRFIHVGMTSSDVLDTGLALQLKASTKLLIKELNELKVAIRELAKEHKKTVMIGRSHAIHGEPITFGFKLAGWLAETIRNSERLQLLEKDISIGQISGAMGTYANTDPQVEEIACNILGLIPDTASTQVISRDRHASYVQTLALIGSSLDRFATEIRNLQRTDVLEVEESFAKGQKGSSAMPHKRNPIRSERISGLARVLRSYVVAALENVALWHERDISHSSIERMMLPDTSITLHFMIIEMTEVIKGLGVYPKNMVRNMNVYGGVVFSQRVLLALVEHGMSREEAYQIVQKHAHAAWNKEDGNFKANLESDIEIGKILNPTQLENCFSTEIHQSNLDVIWKRLKL
- a CDS encoding TlyA family RNA methyltransferase, with the translated sequence MIRKVRLDLHLLTKGFVPSRQQAIKMIRAGNVKSISGEVLDKPGLEVKDDLEVLVKNIPRFVSRGGEKLIAGFNAFSLKVNGKVCLDCGISTGGFTDCLLQQGASLVYGVDVGYGQVAWTLRNDPRVVLKERTNIRKLTREVLYGENGLLPTFVVADLSFISLNLALPAITDLLKEENKEGLFLIKPQFEVGRERIGKKGVVREPDAHVYALNKVIQYAMKLGWLPKGLIASPITGPAGNHEYLLWLGIDKANDLPDLKSLVLDTLS